GTGGAGGAGCAAGGGCGAGGCGCACGTTCGGCGGCGCGACCCATGTGGTCGGAGCGGGATCGGCGTAACCCTTCATGGGGCACTCGAGTTCGTCGCGTGAACCGGTCCACAGACCGCGCATCCATTGATGCATCTTGGTGGAGTCGAGGTCGAGGAGGCCGTCCTCGCGGAGGCGCCCTACCTGGTTGTTGGGATGCTCCAGCGCCACGGTGCACTTGTTGAGCCGGCCGTTGGCGCGGACGAGGTAGGAATTGCCGCGTGTGGCATAGCAGAGCTGAGGATGTTGCTCCAGCACATGGCGGACGCCGAGCTCCTTTGCGTAGCGGCTCAGGGAATGGACGACGGCGTCACCCGTCTCCTCGTCGAAGACGGGCAACGTGGCGTCGTTCGGTCCACCTAGACACACGAGCCTGCGGATGAAGAGCTCGAAGCGCTCGTCCTGACCGAAGGCCTCGGCGTACTGGCGAATGAACGCGGGGAGAGCCTCATGGTTCTCCTGGTCCACGTGCAAGCGCACCAGGACGTGGAATTCCCTCGGCACCGCCCGCATCGCCAGGACGTTCTTCCAGATCCGGTCGAAGGTACCCCCACCTCCGGCCAGAACTCGTTTGCGATCGTGCCACTCTTGCGGCCCGTCGAAGGAGATCTGGTACCGCGACACTCCCAGGTCCAGCAAGCGCTTGAAGCGCGAGGTAGAGAGGGAATAGGCATTGGTGGTGATTTCCCCGGTGTAGTGCAGCAGCGGAAACTGGCGCTGCAGCTCCAGCACGTGCGATGAGATGTCTTCGATGACATCCATCGCCAGGAGGGGCTCGCCCCCAAACCAGGACA
This Candidatus Krumholzibacteriia bacterium DNA region includes the following protein-coding sequences:
- a CDS encoding radical SAM protein, with the protein product SWFGGEPLLAMDVIEDISSHVLELQRQFPLLHYTGEITTNAYSLSTSRFKRLLDLGVSRYQISFDGPQEWHDRKRVLAGGGGTFDRIWKNVLAMRAVPREFHVLVRLHVDQENHEALPAFIRQYAEAFGQDERFELFIRRLVCLGGPNDATLPVFDEETGDAVVHSLSRYAKELGVRHVLEQHPQLCYATRGNSYLVRANGRLNKCTVALEHPNNQVGRLREDGLLDLDSTKMHQWMRGLWTGSRDELECPMKGYADPAPTTWVAPPNVRLALAPPPASA